The genomic region TCGGGTCGAACTCTACGCCGACGACATCGAAGGGCTCGACACCTACGACCTGAGCGGGACGGTCAACGCCCCCGTCTACATCGAGGCGGGCCGGCCGGACGTCGAACTCGTCCCCGTCGAGGTCGACCCCGACCGGAGCGTCATCGGCCCCGAGTTCCGCGACCGGGCGGGCGCGGTGCTGGGCGCGCTCTCGGAGGCCGACCCCGCCGTCGTCAAGGCTCAAAAGGAGACCGGCGAGATCGAACTCGAGGTAGAGGGAGAGACCGTCACGCTCGCGCCCGAGGCCGTCTCCGTGCGCGAGGAGCACCGCGCCGGAAGCGGCGAGGAGGTCGCGGTGCTCGAAACCGAGCGGGCGACCGTGCTCGTCTTCCCCTGAGTCGCGACGCTCGCGGGGACCCGTTTCGGACCGGGCACGGTCGATCGCCTCCTAAAGCCATAGCGTCTGCAACCCCGCCGTTTACCGATCGAGTCGTCGTACCCCGGAGTGCAATGCCCGTCAAAAATCTCGCACAGGAGGACGTCGTAACGGTCGAGCGGGACACCGAGGTATCCGAGATCGCTCGAACCATGGACGACGAGCGGGTCGGTTCGGTCGTCGTCGTCGAGGACGACGAACCGGTGGGGATCGTCACCGACCGGACGATCGGGCTGTCCGTCGGGCAGGAGGACGATCCGGCGAGCCAGACCGCCGAGGACCTGATGAGCGAGGACCCCGAGACCGTCGAGGCGGACACCGAGGCCTACGATCTCGCCGTGCGGTTCGGCGAGGCGAAGGTGCGG from Halalkalicoccus sp. NIPERK01 harbors:
- a CDS encoding CBS domain-containing protein: MPVKNLAQEDVVTVERDTEVSEIARTMDDERVGSVVVVEDDEPVGIVTDRTIGLSVGQEDDPASQTAEDLMSEDPETVEADTEAYDLAVRFGEAKVRRLPVVDDGGKLAGIVSLDDLIATSAEQLEEAAKVIEAQSPGYSPDER